Part of the Rhodobacteraceae bacterium M385 genome is shown below.
CGTAGGACTGCGCTAAACAGCGCGTCATGGCGAGAGAGGCGTGCAGATGCGGCAGCGCCAGAAAGAGGCCGCCATGGGCCAGATAGGCGTCGAGCCGCTCCTTGTCGGGAATGGTTAACGCCCCGTTGAGCGTCGTGCCGAAACCGTGGCGCACCTGTTCCGTCATATCGGTGCCGGCGATGAATTTGCGCACGAAGCCGCGGAACATTCTGGCGGGGGATGTTCGGCCTGCGTGGCGGGCCAGCGCCTTCATCGTGGGGCGCACAAGGTTGCCGGGAAGCGCGTAGGCGACCCATAAAATGCCGCCGAAAACGCCGTAAGCCGCGCGCCGGATCGGGGCCGGACGACGGGCGATCCAGCCTGACACTTTGTCATAAACCGCGAAGGTCCGATCTTTGGTGGTCGAGAAGCCCATGACGCCCCTTTAGCCCGCGGCTGCGACCTTCTGCAAGATCACCGAACCCACCGAATAGCCCGCCCCGAACGAACAGATCAGGCCCGTGTCGCCCGCTTCCATGTCTTTGGAATATTTAGCGAAAGCGATGATCGATCCGGCAGAAGAGGTGTTGGCGTAATCTTGCAGAATATTGGGCTGCTCGCCGTCCTCCGGCACCCGGCCCAGAACCTTTTTGCCGATGTAATCATTCATCGTTTTGTTGGCCTGATGCAGCCATAACCGCTTCAGATCATCTGCGGCGACGCCTTCGGCCTCCATATGCTCGGCGATATGTTTCGAGACCATCGGTAACACTTCCTTAAACACTTTGCGCCCATTCTGCATGAACTGCATGTCGCGACGGTCTTCCATCTGGCCTTCGCGGGTGCGGCGCAGGAAGCCGTTATTGTTGCGGATGTTGTTGGAAAACTCGGTGGCGCAGCGGGTGGACTTGATGGCGAAGTAGCTGCCGGTGGCAAGGTCGGACCGCTCGATCAGCACGGCGGTGGCCACATCGCCGAAGATGAAGTGACAATCGCGGTCGCGCCATTCCAGATGGGCGGAGCATATCTCGGGGTTCACCACCAGCGCCCGTTTGATGGAGCCTGAGCGGATCATATCGGCGGCGGCCTGTATCCCAAACGTGGCCGAGGAACAGGCGACGTTCATGTCGAAGCCGAAGCCGCCGGTGCCCAGAAGCTGTTGAATTTCAATCGCAATCGCGGGGTAGGCGCGTTCGTGGTTAGAGGCGGCGCAGATCACCAGATCCACATCTGCCGCCGCAACGCCCGCCATATCCAGCGCCTTCTGGCAGGCATCTACGCCCATTTCCGCCATTGCGCCGG
Proteins encoded:
- a CDS encoding beta-ketoacyl-ACP synthase III, yielding MFEPAITGSGVFTPELSISNDELVVAFNAYADRWNAQNADAIASGDVTAMAHSSSDFILAASGIESRYVLDKSGLLDPEVMHPWLPAREDDAPGAMAEMGVDACQKALDMAGVAAADVDLVICAASNHERAYPAIAIEIQQLLGTGGFGFDMNVACSSATFGIQAAADMIRSGSIKRALVVNPEICSAHLEWRDRDCHFIFGDVATAVLIERSDLATGSYFAIKSTRCATEFSNNIRNNNGFLRRTREGQMEDRRDMQFMQNGRKVFKEVLPMVSKHIAEHMEAEGVAADDLKRLWLHQANKTMNDYIGKKVLGRVPEDGEQPNILQDYANTSSAGSIIAFAKYSKDMEAGDTGLICSFGAGYSVGSVILQKVAAAG